A single Anopheles funestus chromosome 2RL, idAnoFuneDA-416_04, whole genome shotgun sequence DNA region contains:
- the LOC125762001 gene encoding actin-like protein 6A yields MSGSGMLYGGDEIGALVFDPGHHSLRVGYAQDDTPKADIPSVVGVGPADPVMNSDLETKADNNIGSTNKYYVDTTHINVARPNMEIQSYMKDGMIENWDLFEKVIDYVYAKVVQSESMYHPVLFSESAWNVRNNRERLTELMLEKYNVPAFFLVKNAVLAAFANGRATALVVDSGATHTSAVPVHEGYVLSQAVVKSPLGGDYLSLQCRHYLEGQNIDLTPTYAIASKDVIKERDTARFTPKELPEKLTASWQQYMLKGLLQDFQMSAVQVLETPYDERTAAQIPAVHYEFPNGYHQDFGPERFKLAESLFDHNMLGAGQLASASVGMCDADVRLSLYGSVVVTGGNSLLPGFAERLNRDLQHRAPSNTRLKMISANGSVERRFGAWIGGSILGSIGTFQQMWISSQEYEESGKSQVERKCP; encoded by the exons ATGAGTGGCAGTGGAATGCTGTACGGTGGCGATGAAATTGGAGCGCTCGTCTTCGATCCTGGCCATCATTCGTTGCGTGTAGGATATGCACAAGATGACACACCGAAAGCAGACATCCCTTCGGTTGTTGGCGTTGGTCCGGCAGATCCGGTAATGAATTCGGATCTGGAGACAAAAGCGGACAATAACATTGGAAGCA CGAATAAATATTACGTTGATACCACTCACATCAATGTCGCACGGCCAAACATGGAAATTCAATCGTACATGAAGGATGGAATGATTGAAAATTGGGATCTGTTCGAAAAAGTCATTGATTACGTGTATGCTAAG GTTGTACAATCGGAATCGATGTACCATCCGGTCCTATTTTCAGAATCTGCCTGGAACGTGCGAAATAATCGCGAGCGCCTGACGGAACTAATGCTAGAGAAGTACAATGTGCCAGCATTCTTCCTTGTAAAAAATGCGGTTTTGGCGGCGTTTGCAAATGGTCGTGCCACCGCATTGGTAGTGGATAGTGGTGCAACGCATACCTCGGCCGTTCCAGTTcat GAAGGATATGTTCTGAGCCAAGCGGTAGTAAAATCACCCTTAGGCGGTGATTACCTTTCCCTACAGTGTCGCCATTATCTCGAAGGTCAAAACATTGACCTCACGCCGACGTATGCCATCGCATCGAAGGACGTCATTAAGGAGCGTGATACGGCTCGGTTCACGCCGAAGGAGTTACCCGAAAAGTTGACCGCTTCCTGGCAACAGTACATGCTGAAAGGTTTGCTGCAAGACTTCCAAATGTCCGCCGTACAGGTACTGGAAACACCGTACGATGAACGGACGGCCGCCCAAATCCCGGCCGTACATTACGAGTTCCCGAACGGATACCATCAGGATTTTGGACCGGAACGATTCAAGCTAGCGGAAAGCCTGTTCGATCACAATATGCTGGGTGCGGGACAGTTGGCTTCGGCAAGCGTGGGTATGTGCGATGCTGACGTTCGTTTGTCGCTGTACGGTTCTGTGGTGGTGACGGGTGGCAATTCTCTGCTGCCTGGTTTTGCCGAGCGACTCAACCGAGACCTGCAGCATCGGGCACCCTCGAACACGCGTCTGAAGATGATCTCGGCAAACGGATCGGTCGAACGAAGGTTCGGTGCATGGATTGGCGGTTCGATTCTTGGGAGTATCGGCACATTCCAGCAGATGTGGATCTCTTCGCAGGAGTACGAAGAATCGGGCAAAAGTCAGGTCGAGCGCAAGTGTCCCTAG
- the LOC125762013 gene encoding uncharacterized protein LOC125762013: MDNLRNLFGQVSAMTSMKPSTASPSFSASSSSAGGSGGGARSGSVGGGVNGTMRTHKTADRDSYYYIMWRS, translated from the exons ATGGACAACTTGCGAAATCTGTTCGGCCAAGTGTCTGCCATGACGTCAATGAAACCATCAACGGCGAGCCCCTCGTTTTCGGCGTCGTCGTCTTCGGCGGGTGGCAGCGGAGGGGGCGCCCGATCCGGTTCTGTCGGCGGAGGAGTCAATGGGACCATGAGAACACATAAAACGGCCGATCGGGATAGTTACTACTACATCAT GTGGCGTTCCTAG